A single region of the Pontimicrobium sp. SW4 genome encodes:
- a CDS encoding acyloxyacyl hydrolase has translation MKQSFICLLCFFSIFVKAQETQKQSSLDVNYFSGNIALHNDDILHLITGHPEGIIVSWNKKTFGFNTWEQRYNYPDYGVSFSYQNFKNEVLGKNYALYGHYNFYFLNRNLMVRIGQGLAYTTNPYDKETNHKNIAFGTKLMSSTYAMINYKRERILDNFGFQTGLSLIHYSNANVKAPNTSINSLTISAGVTYNFDDEDPEYQYDLSDDAKFSQPIKYNIVFRSGVNESDVVGSGQFPFYIVSAYADKRLNRKSAIQFGVDAFISRFLKEFIYYESVAFPDRNIDPNTDYKRLGIFVGHELFINKLSIVTQLGYYAYYPFDFEGRVYQRIGFKRYFGNKWFAAVTLKSHAAKAEAVELGIGIRL, from the coding sequence ATGAAGCAAAGCTTTATTTGTTTATTGTGTTTTTTTAGTATTTTTGTAAAAGCTCAAGAAACACAAAAACAGTCGTCCTTAGATGTCAATTATTTCTCAGGAAATATTGCACTTCATAATGATGATATTCTGCACTTAATAACAGGACATCCAGAAGGCATCATTGTAAGTTGGAACAAAAAAACATTCGGATTTAATACTTGGGAACAACGCTATAATTATCCAGATTATGGTGTCTCCTTCAGTTATCAAAATTTTAAAAATGAAGTACTTGGTAAAAACTATGCTCTTTATGGGCATTATAATTTCTATTTTCTAAATCGAAATTTAATGGTTCGTATTGGTCAAGGATTAGCGTATACAACAAATCCTTATGATAAAGAAACCAATCATAAAAACATTGCTTTTGGGACTAAGTTAATGAGTAGTACGTATGCTATGATTAACTATAAAAGAGAACGTATTTTAGATAATTTTGGATTTCAAACAGGTTTGTCTCTAATACACTATTCTAATGCAAATGTAAAAGCACCAAATACAAGTATCAATTCGTTAACTATTAGCGCTGGAGTAACTTATAATTTTGATGACGAAGATCCAGAATATCAGTACGACTTAAGTGATGATGCAAAGTTTAGTCAACCAATAAAATACAATATTGTTTTTAGAAGCGGTGTTAATGAAAGTGATGTGGTTGGGAGTGGTCAATTTCCGTTTTATATTGTATCTGCTTATGCAGATAAACGTTTGAATAGAAAAAGTGCTATCCAATTTGGAGTTGATGCCTTTATTTCAAGATTTTTAAAAGAATTTATTTACTATGAATCCGTTGCGTTTCCAGATAGAAATATTGATCCTAATACAGATTATAAGCGATTAGGTATTTTTGTTGGTCATGAATTGTTTATTAATAAGTTGTCTATTGTAACGCAACTTGGGTATTATGCTTATTATCCTTTTGATTTTGAAGGAAGAGTATATCAACGAATAGGGTTTAAACGTTATTTTGGAAATAAATGGTTTGCAGCAGTGACCTTAAAATCGCATGCAGCTAAAGCTGAAGCAGTTGAATTAGGAATAGGAATACGATTATAA
- the metF gene encoding methylenetetrahydrofolate reductase [NAD(P)H], whose translation MKVTEHIKKANEKTLFSFEIIPPKKGNNIQELYNNIDPLMEFKPPFIDVTTSREEYVYIEKDGLLDRKITRMRPGTVGICAAIKHKYNVDTVPHVLCGGFTKEETEYLLVDCHYLGINNVMALRGDAMSHQKYFEASKGGHMYAKQLVDQINNLNKGKYLHDVMEADHKANFCIGVAGYPEKHIEAPSLQTDLKRLKEKVDAGADYVVTQMFFDNKKYFDFVEAAKKEGINVPIIPGIKPIAVNRHLQLLPQVFKIDLPENLIKEIDKCKSNKEVRQVGVEWSIQQSKELLAAGVPVLHYYSMGKSDNIKAIASQIF comes from the coding sequence ATGAAAGTTACAGAGCATATAAAAAAAGCAAACGAGAAAACATTATTCTCTTTTGAAATTATTCCACCTAAAAAAGGAAATAATATTCAAGAATTATACAATAACATAGACCCATTAATGGAGTTTAAACCTCCTTTTATTGATGTTACTACGTCAAGAGAGGAGTATGTTTATATTGAAAAAGACGGATTATTAGATAGAAAGATAACAAGAATGCGTCCAGGAACTGTTGGTATTTGTGCAGCTATAAAGCATAAATACAATGTAGATACCGTTCCACATGTATTATGTGGAGGTTTTACAAAAGAAGAAACAGAATATTTGCTAGTAGATTGTCATTATTTAGGGATTAATAATGTTATGGCTTTACGAGGTGATGCTATGAGTCATCAAAAATATTTTGAAGCCTCGAAAGGAGGTCATATGTATGCAAAACAATTGGTAGATCAAATAAATAACCTAAATAAAGGTAAATATTTACATGATGTTATGGAAGCAGACCATAAGGCAAATTTTTGTATTGGAGTTGCTGGATATCCTGAAAAACATATTGAAGCGCCATCATTACAAACCGATTTAAAGCGTTTAAAAGAAAAAGTAGACGCAGGAGCAGATTATGTAGTAACTCAAATGTTTTTTGATAATAAAAAGTATTTCGATTTTGTTGAAGCAGCTAAAAAAGAAGGCATAAATGTGCCTATTATTCCAGGCATAAAGCCTATTGCTGTTAATCGTCACTTACAATTATTACCCCAAGTGTTTAAAATTGATTTACCAGAAAATCTTATTAAAGAAATAGATAAGTGTAAAAGCAATAAAGAGGTTAGACAAGTAGGAGTAGAATGGAGTATTCAACAATCTAAAGAACTTTTAGCGGCTGGAGTTCCTGTATTGCATTACTATTCTATGGGAAAAAGTGATAATATTAAAGCTATTGCGTCTCAAATATTTTAA
- the metH gene encoding methionine synthase: protein MKIKQSKYMKLSGLEPLVLNENSNFINVGERTNVAGSRKFLRLIKEEKFDEALDIARHQVDGGAQIIDINFDDGLIDGKQAMVRFLNLIAAEPDICRVPIMIDSSKWGIIEAGLQVVQGKCVVNSISLKEGEDKFIWEAKQIKRYGAAVIVMAFDEEGQADNYDRRIEIAKRSYDILVNKVGFPSEDIIFDLNIFPVATGMEEHRRNAIDFIEATRWVRQNLPNVSVSGGVSNVSFSFRGNDGVREAMHSVFLYHAIQAGMNIGIVNPALLEVYDDIPKDLLEHVEDVILDRRDDATERLLDFAETVKGSKKEAGADLTWRENPLQDRITHALVKGIDAFIIEDIEQARQEASKPIEVIEGHLMIGMNVVGDLFGAGKMFLPQVVKSARVMKKAVGYLNPFIESEKTDKQEPVGKILMATVKGDVHDIGKNIVSVVLACNNYEIVDLGVMVPPEKIIETAIKERVDAIGLSGLITPSLDEMVYLAKEMQRQNFELPLLIGGATTSKAHTAVKIDTQYKNAVVHVNDASRAVTVVGDLLNKKSSHEYVAKMKADYDEFRTKFLKRGKEKSYISIEEARNRKYKIDWETSEIVKPKELGVQILKQLSLKELVPFIDWSPFFRSWDLHGKFPDILTDKVVGEQAKIMYEEAQLMIKEIVAKQLLKPKAVFGLFEANSIHDDDIFVHKKGEEVVIFRTLRQQLKKREGIPNHALADFIAPKETGKMDYMGAFCVGIFGAQELADSYRKKEDDYNAIMAQAIADRFAEAFAEYLHKQIRTKHWGYAVDEDLTNNDLIKENYKGIRPAPGYPACPDHLEKETIWELLDVEKLIGVKLTESLAMWPAASVSGYYFANPESKYFGLGKITDDQVEDFANRKGISKEKARKWLHPVIADN, encoded by the coding sequence ATGAAAATAAAACAAAGTAAATACATGAAGTTGTCTGGTTTAGAACCTTTGGTTTTAAACGAAAACAGCAATTTTATAAATGTAGGAGAACGTACCAATGTTGCGGGATCTCGTAAGTTTCTTCGTTTAATCAAAGAAGAAAAATTTGACGAAGCTTTAGATATTGCAAGACATCAAGTAGATGGTGGTGCACAAATTATCGATATTAATTTTGATGATGGTTTGATAGATGGAAAACAAGCCATGGTACGTTTTTTAAATCTTATTGCGGCAGAGCCAGATATTTGCAGAGTACCTATCATGATTGATAGCTCAAAATGGGGAATTATTGAAGCAGGTTTACAAGTTGTTCAAGGAAAGTGTGTAGTAAACTCTATTAGTTTAAAAGAAGGCGAAGACAAATTTATTTGGGAGGCAAAACAGATTAAGCGGTACGGAGCTGCTGTAATTGTTATGGCTTTTGATGAAGAAGGACAAGCTGATAATTACGACAGACGTATAGAAATAGCAAAACGTTCGTATGACATTTTAGTTAATAAAGTAGGTTTTCCTTCAGAAGATATCATTTTCGATTTAAACATTTTCCCTGTAGCTACAGGAATGGAAGAGCATCGTAGAAATGCGATAGACTTTATTGAAGCCACGCGTTGGGTAAGGCAAAATTTACCAAATGTAAGTGTTAGTGGAGGCGTAAGTAATGTGTCGTTTTCGTTTAGAGGAAATGATGGTGTTCGAGAAGCAATGCATTCAGTATTTTTATATCATGCCATTCAAGCAGGGATGAATATAGGGATTGTAAATCCTGCACTTTTAGAAGTGTATGATGATATTCCGAAGGATTTATTAGAGCATGTTGAAGATGTGATTTTAGATAGAAGAGACGATGCTACCGAGCGATTATTAGATTTTGCAGAAACTGTAAAAGGCTCAAAAAAGGAAGCTGGAGCAGATTTAACTTGGAGAGAAAATCCATTGCAAGATAGAATTACGCATGCTTTAGTAAAAGGTATTGATGCTTTTATTATCGAAGATATTGAACAAGCCAGACAAGAAGCAAGTAAGCCTATTGAAGTGATTGAAGGTCATTTAATGATTGGGATGAATGTAGTGGGTGATTTGTTTGGAGCAGGTAAAATGTTCTTGCCACAGGTGGTAAAATCGGCTCGTGTGATGAAAAAGGCAGTAGGCTATTTGAATCCATTTATTGAATCTGAAAAAACCGATAAGCAAGAGCCCGTTGGTAAAATATTAATGGCAACTGTAAAAGGTGACGTACACGATATTGGTAAAAATATTGTGAGCGTGGTATTGGCTTGTAATAACTACGAAATAGTGGATTTAGGTGTTATGGTACCGCCCGAAAAAATTATTGAAACGGCTATAAAAGAACGTGTTGATGCTATTGGGTTATCTGGATTAATTACACCATCACTTGATGAAATGGTGTATTTGGCAAAAGAAATGCAACGTCAGAATTTTGAATTGCCATTATTAATTGGAGGTGCCACAACATCAAAAGCGCATACGGCGGTTAAGATTGATACGCAGTATAAAAATGCCGTGGTTCATGTAAATGATGCCTCAAGAGCGGTAACAGTTGTTGGTGATTTATTGAATAAGAAATCATCGCATGAGTATGTCGCTAAAATGAAAGCTGATTATGATGAATTTCGAACTAAATTTCTAAAACGAGGGAAAGAGAAATCATATATTTCAATTGAAGAGGCTAGAAATAGAAAATATAAAATTGATTGGGAAACTTCTGAAATTGTAAAACCTAAGGAATTAGGTGTTCAGATTTTAAAACAACTAAGTTTAAAAGAATTGGTGCCGTTTATAGATTGGAGTCCGTTTTTTAGAAGTTGGGATTTGCATGGAAAGTTTCCAGATATTTTAACTGATAAAGTTGTTGGTGAGCAAGCTAAAATCATGTATGAAGAAGCGCAACTAATGATAAAAGAAATTGTTGCAAAACAACTTTTAAAACCTAAAGCGGTTTTTGGATTGTTTGAAGCAAACTCAATACATGATGACGATATTTTTGTTCATAAAAAAGGAGAGGAAGTAGTAATTTTTAGAACGCTGCGTCAACAATTAAAAAAGCGCGAAGGGATTCCTAATCATGCATTAGCAGATTTTATTGCACCAAAAGAAACTGGTAAAATGGATTATATGGGAGCATTTTGCGTTGGTATTTTTGGTGCGCAAGAATTAGCCGATAGTTACAGAAAAAAGGAGGATGATTATAATGCAATTATGGCACAAGCCATTGCTGATCGATTTGCAGAAGCCTTCGCAGAATATTTACATAAACAGATTAGAACCAAACATTGGGGATATGCCGTAGACGAAGATTTAACTAACAACGATTTAATAAAAGAAAATTACAAAGGCATTCGTCCAGCACCAGGATATCCTGCATGTCCAGATCATTTAGAAAAAGAAACTATTTGGGAATTGTTAGATGTAGAAAAGCTAATTGGTGTAAAGCTAACCGAAAGTTTGGCTATGTGGCCTGCTGCTAGTGTAAGTGGGTATTATTTTGCAAACCCAGAGTCCAAATATTTTGGGTTAGGTAAAATTACCGATGATCAGGTTGAAGATTTTGCAAATAGAAAAGGAATATCAAAAGAAAAGGCAAGAAAATGGTTGCATCCAGTAATTGCAGATAATTAA
- a CDS encoding antibiotic biosynthesis monooxygenase produces the protein MILEVATLNIKKGLSAEFEINFKKAESIISSMKGYISHQLKKCVGQEDKYILLVNWETIEDHEIGFRQSKEYQEWKKLLHHFYEPFPTVEHYK, from the coding sequence ATGATATTAGAAGTAGCCACATTAAACATAAAGAAAGGTCTTTCCGCAGAATTTGAAATCAATTTCAAAAAAGCAGAAAGCATCATCTCATCAATGAAAGGTTATATATCACATCAATTAAAAAAGTGTGTAGGGCAAGAGGATAAATATATATTATTAGTGAACTGGGAAACGATTGAAGACCACGAAATTGGCTTTAGACAATCAAAGGAGTATCAAGAATGGAAAAAATTATTACACCATTTTTATGAACCTTTTCCAACAGTAGAGCATTATAAGTAA
- a CDS encoding homocysteine S-methyltransferase family protein, giving the protein MSDISQILQERILVLDGAMGTMLQQYNFTEEDFRGERFKDYPTPLKGNNDLLSITQPKAIAEVHAKYFEAGADIIETNTFSGTTIAMADYQMEDLVYELNYESAKIAKKVADEFTAKEPHKPRFVAGSIGPTNRTASMSPDVNDPGYRAVTFDKLRSAYKQQVEALLDGGSDILLVETIFDTLNAKAALFAIEEVKAERNIEVPVMVSGTITDASGRTLSGQTAEAFLISISHIPLLSVGFNCALGANLLQPHLEAIANKTDFAISAHPNAGLPNAFGEYDETPEEMGEQIEEYLKKNLINIIGGCCGTSPEHIKVIASIAAKYKPRRHAELVSASH; this is encoded by the coding sequence ATGTCAGACATTAGTCAAATTTTACAAGAACGAATTTTAGTACTCGATGGTGCTATGGGAACCATGCTTCAGCAATATAATTTTACTGAAGAAGATTTTCGTGGCGAGCGTTTTAAGGACTATCCAACACCTTTAAAAGGGAATAATGATTTGTTGTCCATTACGCAACCAAAGGCCATTGCAGAAGTACATGCAAAATATTTTGAAGCTGGAGCAGATATAATTGAAACCAATACATTTTCTGGAACCACCATTGCTATGGCCGATTACCAAATGGAAGATCTGGTATACGAGCTTAACTATGAATCGGCTAAAATAGCCAAGAAAGTTGCAGATGAGTTTACGGCAAAAGAACCGCACAAACCAAGGTTCGTAGCAGGATCAATTGGACCAACTAATAGAACGGCTAGTATGTCTCCAGATGTAAACGACCCTGGATATCGTGCTGTCACTTTTGATAAATTACGAAGTGCTTATAAACAACAAGTTGAAGCATTACTAGATGGAGGATCTGATATTTTATTGGTAGAAACGATTTTTGATACACTTAATGCTAAAGCCGCTTTATTTGCCATTGAAGAAGTGAAGGCTGAGCGTAATATTGAAGTGCCAGTTATGGTATCGGGAACGATTACAGATGCTTCTGGTAGAACGCTATCTGGACAAACTGCTGAGGCATTTTTAATATCTATTTCACACATTCCATTATTATCAGTTGGGTTTAATTGTGCATTAGGAGCTAATTTATTGCAACCACATTTAGAAGCAATTGCTAATAAAACTGATTTTGCAATATCAGCACACCCCAATGCAGGTTTGCCAAATGCTTTTGGTGAATATGATGAAACTCCAGAGGAAATGGGTGAGCAAATAGAGGAGTATTTAAAAAAGAATTTAATAAACATTATTGGTGGTTGTTGTGGGACGTCGCCCGAGCATATAAAAGTAATCGCAAGTATTGCTGCCAAATATAAACCACGTCGTCATGCTGAACTTGTTTCAGCATCACATTAG
- the cysM gene encoding cysteine synthase CysM: MINSKTILDQIGNTPLIEATYLITKPGIRLFLKLEGNNPGGSVKDRPVLNMISEAVRRGTIQKGDTLVEATSGNTGIALAYISKVFGLNMVLIMPENSTVERVKTMEAYGAKVILTSSEIGIEGSRDLAFQLRDEKGYTLLNQFENDDNWKAHYKTTGPEIWEATKGEITHFVSAMGTTGTITGTATYLKEQNKNITIVGAQPTEGSRIPGIRKWSPAYVPSIFNKKLVDNIIEVTEDEAREMTQRLAKEEGVFAGMSSGGAVATALKVVKQIKSGIVVAVICDRGDRYLSSSLFQ; the protein is encoded by the coding sequence ATGATTAACTCTAAAACAATACTTGATCAAATAGGGAATACGCCTTTAATTGAAGCTACATATCTTATTACAAAACCAGGTATTCGGTTGTTTTTAAAATTAGAAGGTAATAACCCTGGAGGAAGTGTAAAAGATAGGCCTGTTTTAAATATGATTTCTGAAGCTGTAAGAAGAGGAACCATACAAAAAGGAGATACCTTAGTTGAAGCAACTAGTGGAAATACAGGTATTGCATTAGCATACATTTCTAAAGTTTTTGGTTTAAATATGGTATTAATAATGCCTGAAAACTCTACAGTTGAGCGTGTAAAAACGATGGAAGCCTATGGAGCAAAAGTAATTTTAACATCTTCAGAAATTGGTATAGAAGGTTCAAGAGATTTAGCATTTCAATTACGAGATGAAAAAGGATACACTTTATTAAATCAGTTTGAAAATGATGATAATTGGAAAGCACATTATAAAACGACAGGACCAGAAATTTGGGAAGCCACAAAAGGAGAAATTACACATTTTGTGTCTGCTATGGGAACTACAGGAACCATTACTGGTACGGCAACATATTTAAAAGAACAAAATAAAAATATTACAATAGTTGGTGCTCAGCCAACAGAAGGGTCTAGAATCCCTGGAATTAGAAAGTGGTCACCAGCGTACGTACCAAGTATTTTTAACAAAAAACTTGTAGACAATATTATAGAAGTAACCGAAGATGAAGCTAGAGAAATGACACAGCGTCTAGCGAAGGAGGAAGGTGTTTTTGCAGGTATGAGTAGTGGCGGAGCAGTAGCCACAGCATTAAAAGTTGTGAAGCAAATAAAAAGTGGAATTGTTGTTGCCGTTATTTGCGATAGAGGAGATCGTTACTTGTCTTCTAGCTTGTTTCAATAA
- the epsC gene encoding serine O-acetyltransferase EpsC, which produces MKYYNIYVKDAIEAFTKKLFYVLFLNDQLRKEELPKIRQQFLDIAEQLQISNAEGYWNDFQEMFVTIRKRLDLDALATEQNDPAAKSIDEVYLAYPGFHAIAIYRLSNQLYKQGVPLIPRMMSEYVHGVTGTDIHPGATIGDSFFIDHATGIVIGETSIIKNNVKIYQGVTLGGIQIKKSLASTKRHPTIEDNVVIYANATILGGDIVIGKNSIIGANVWITTSIPENSLVTNQLENKITTRKK; this is translated from the coding sequence TTGAAGTATTATAATATTTATGTAAAAGATGCTATTGAAGCATTTACAAAGAAACTTTTTTATGTATTGTTTTTAAATGATCAATTACGTAAAGAGGAATTGCCTAAAATAAGGCAACAGTTTTTAGATATTGCAGAGCAATTGCAAATAAGTAATGCAGAGGGTTATTGGAATGACTTTCAAGAAATGTTTGTTACTATTAGAAAGCGGTTAGATCTTGATGCATTGGCAACAGAGCAAAACGACCCAGCGGCAAAAAGTATAGATGAGGTGTATTTAGCATATCCTGGCTTTCATGCCATTGCTATTTATAGATTAAGTAATCAGTTATACAAACAAGGCGTACCATTAATACCAAGAATGATGAGTGAGTATGTACATGGTGTAACAGGTACAGATATTCACCCAGGAGCGACTATTGGTGATTCATTTTTTATAGACCATGCCACAGGAATTGTAATAGGCGAGACATCGATTATAAAAAACAATGTAAAAATATATCAAGGAGTAACACTAGGAGGTATTCAAATTAAGAAAAGTTTAGCATCAACTAAACGTCATCCAACTATTGAAGATAATGTGGTAATCTATGCGAACGCTACTATTTTGGGAGGCGATATTGTTATAGGCAAAAACTCAATTATTGGAGCTAATGTTTGGATAACAACCTCAATTCCAGAAAATTCTTTAGTTACCAATCAGTTAGAAAATAAAATTACTACTAGAAAAAAATGA
- a CDS encoding 2Fe-2S iron-sulfur cluster-binding protein, producing the protein MSDINIKVKDREGVIHNLLAPTDMAMNLMEVFKAYELPVEGTCGGMAMCASCQCYVISNHQLNNMEDDEEAMLSEAFYVKENSRLGCQIPITENLEGLEIELAPES; encoded by the coding sequence ATGTCTGATATTAATATAAAAGTAAAGGATAGAGAAGGAGTCATACATAACCTGTTAGCTCCAACAGATATGGCAATGAATCTAATGGAAGTGTTTAAAGCTTACGAACTCCCTGTAGAAGGCACTTGTGGAGGTATGGCTATGTGTGCTTCATGTCAATGTTATGTGATATCAAACCATCAGCTCAATAATATGGAAGATGATGAAGAAGCAATGTTAAGCGAAGCATTTTATGTTAAGGAGAATAGTAGATTAGGATGTCAAATTCCGATTACTGAGAACTTGGAAGGCTTAGAAATTGAATTAGCTCCAGAAAGTTAA
- a CDS encoding NAD(P)/FAD-dependent oxidoreductase produces MIKTDILIIGAGPTGLFTVFEAGLLKLKCHLIDALAQPGGQCSEIYPKKPIYDIPGFPEILAGDLTNNLLEQSKQFEPGFTLGERAETIEKQNDGSFIVTTNKGTKHQAPVVAIAGGLGSFEPRKPLLENLNRFEDNGVAYMIKDPEVYRDKKVIIAGGGDSALDWSIFLANVASEVTLIHRRNEFRGALDSVEKVRELKLLGKINLITPAEVTALNGKDKLESIAVSKDGQEELLETDYFIPLFGLSPKLGQIANWGLEIEKNAIKVDTFDYQTNVPGVFAIGDVNTYPGKLKLILCGFHEATLMCQSAFQIINPGKKNILKYTTVSGIDGFDGTRKEAPKAVVQAINV; encoded by the coding sequence ATGATTAAAACAGACATACTTATAATTGGAGCAGGACCAACAGGATTATTTACTGTTTTTGAAGCAGGGTTATTAAAACTAAAATGTCATCTAATAGATGCTTTAGCACAACCAGGAGGTCAGTGTTCAGAGATTTATCCAAAAAAACCTATATATGATATTCCTGGGTTTCCAGAGATTCTAGCAGGCGATTTAACTAATAACTTGTTGGAACAATCAAAACAGTTCGAACCTGGTTTTACACTTGGAGAACGAGCAGAAACTATAGAAAAGCAAAACGATGGGAGCTTTATTGTAACTACAAATAAAGGCACAAAGCATCAAGCTCCTGTGGTGGCAATTGCTGGAGGCTTAGGTAGTTTTGAGCCACGAAAACCCTTACTTGAAAACTTAAATAGATTTGAAGATAATGGTGTTGCATACATGATTAAAGACCCTGAAGTATATAGAGATAAGAAAGTGATTATAGCTGGAGGTGGAGATTCTGCTTTAGATTGGAGTATATTTTTGGCAAATGTTGCTTCTGAAGTGACTTTGATTCATAGAAGAAATGAATTTAGAGGTGCTTTAGATTCTGTAGAAAAAGTAAGAGAACTAAAATTATTAGGAAAAATAAATCTCATTACACCAGCAGAAGTTACAGCTTTAAATGGCAAAGACAAATTAGAATCAATAGCTGTTAGTAAAGATGGACAAGAAGAGCTATTAGAAACAGATTATTTTATTCCTCTTTTTGGATTGTCACCAAAACTTGGTCAAATAGCTAACTGGGGATTAGAGATTGAAAAGAATGCTATAAAAGTGGATACATTCGATTATCAAACTAATGTTCCAGGAGTGTTTGCTATTGGTGATGTGAATACCTATCCAGGAAAATTAAAATTGATTTTGTGTGGATTTCATGAAGCCACTTTAATGTGTCAATCGGCATTTCAAATAATTAATCCAGGAAAAAAGAATATACTTAAATATACGACTGTAAGTGGTATAGATGGATTTGATGGCACACGTAAGGAAGCTCCTAAAGCAGTAGTTCAAGCAATAAATGTTTAG
- a CDS encoding bifunctional precorrin-2 dehydrogenase/sirohydrochlorin ferrochelatase, with translation MERNELYPIFLKVHQLDILIIGGGEVALEKLTFLLKSSPNAKVTLIALEFSNEILDLVKAYNVLTIQQSYSSNILHKQHLVIAATNNREVNKEIYEDAKKRQLLINVADTPDLCDFYLGGIVTKGNVKIAISTNGKSPTTAKRLRQFFEEVIPDDINKLVSNLNIYRKTIQGDFQEKVNTLNKITETLISK, from the coding sequence GTGGAAAGAAACGAATTATATCCAATATTTTTAAAGGTACATCAGCTAGATATACTAATTATTGGTGGTGGAGAAGTAGCTTTAGAAAAGCTAACATTCTTATTAAAATCAAGTCCAAATGCAAAAGTGACATTGATAGCTCTAGAGTTTTCTAATGAAATATTAGACTTAGTAAAAGCATACAATGTCTTAACGATACAGCAATCATATTCATCCAATATTTTACATAAGCAGCATTTGGTGATTGCTGCAACTAATAATAGAGAAGTAAATAAGGAAATTTATGAAGATGCTAAAAAAAGACAGCTACTTATAAATGTAGCAGATACACCTGATTTGTGTGATTTCTATCTTGGTGGAATAGTAACAAAAGGCAACGTAAAAATTGCTATTTCAACTAATGGAAAATCCCCAACCACGGCAAAAAGATTGCGTCAATTTTTTGAGGAAGTAATACCAGATGATATTAATAAACTAGTATCAAATTTAAACATATATAGAAAAACGATACAAGGTGATTTTCAAGAAAAGGTGAATACTTTAAATAAAATTACCGAAACATTAATAAGTAAATAA
- the cobA gene encoding uroporphyrinogen-III C-methyltransferase: MKKGKLTVVGAGPGDPDLITLKAIKAIKDADVILYDALINTVLLDYASPDAELIFVGKRKGCYSYLQEQINELIVARAKSNRHVVRLKGGDPFIFGRGAEEIDYANQFGLETYMIPGISSALAVPAYRGIPLTKRGSSESFWVITGSTKSHKMSNDIPLAAKSTATVVILMGMSKLQEIAAAFSAEGKQKTPVAIIQNGTTKHEKFGVGTVETICEAVKEKQLSNPAIIVIGEVVEQRAKLTSIYSQVRTLSV; the protein is encoded by the coding sequence ATGAAAAAAGGAAAACTAACAGTTGTAGGAGCTGGTCCAGGCGACCCAGATTTAATTACGCTAAAAGCTATCAAAGCGATTAAAGATGCAGATGTTATTTTATATGATGCACTTATAAATACAGTTTTATTAGACTATGCCTCACCAGATGCAGAACTTATTTTCGTTGGAAAACGAAAAGGATGTTATTCATATCTGCAAGAGCAGATTAATGAGTTGATAGTAGCTAGAGCAAAAAGTAATAGACATGTTGTTAGACTCAAAGGAGGCGACCCATTTATATTTGGTCGTGGTGCCGAAGAGATAGATTATGCTAATCAATTTGGTTTAGAAACATATATGATTCCTGGTATTTCATCAGCGTTGGCAGTACCAGCGTATCGTGGAATTCCACTTACAAAAAGAGGAAGTTCAGAGAGTTTTTGGGTGATCACAGGAAGTACAAAATCCCATAAAATGTCTAATGATATTCCTTTAGCAGCAAAATCAACAGCGACAGTTGTTATTTTAATGGGAATGTCTAAACTTCAAGAAATTGCAGCAGCTTTTTCTGCTGAAGGAAAACAAAAAACACCAGTAGCTATTATTCAAAATGGAACTACAAAACATGAAAAATTTGGAGTAGGAACTGTTGAAACTATTTGTGAAGCTGTAAAAGAAAAACAATTATCTAATCCAGCAATAATTGTTATTGGTGAAGTAGTTGAACAAAGAGCAAAACTAACGTCTATCTATAGTCAAGTAAGAACATTATCTGTTTAG